One Panicum virgatum strain AP13 chromosome 9K, P.virgatum_v5, whole genome shotgun sequence genomic region harbors:
- the LOC120646696 gene encoding NHP2-like protein 1 has translation MSQEAVNPKAYPLADAQLTISILEIIQQAANYKQLKKGANEATKTLNRGISEFVVMAADTEPLEILLHLPLLAEDKNVPYVFVPSKQALGRACGVTRPVIACSVTSNEGSQLKQPIQSLKDSIEKLLI, from the exons ATG agCCAGGAGGCAGTGAACCCCAAGGCGTACCCGCTGGCGGACGCGCAGCTGACGATTAGTATCCTCGAGATCATCCAGCAGGCCGCCAACTACAAGCAGCTCAAGAAGGGCGCCAACGAAG CGACGAAGACCCTAAACAGGGGAATATCGGAGTTCGTGGTGATGGCGGCTGACACTGAGCCGCTCGAGATCCTTCTCCACCTCCCCTTGCTAGCTGAGGATAAG AATGTGCCATATGTATTTGTTCCATCGAAGCAAGCTCTTGGACGCGCTTGTGGTGTGACAAGACCGGTTATTGCTTGCTCAGTGACCAGCAACGAGGGTAGCCAGCTGAAACAGCCGATTCAGAGTCTCAAG GACTCTATCGAGAAGCTTCTCATCTGA